A single window of Aphidius gifuensis isolate YNYX2018 linkage group LG1, ASM1490517v1, whole genome shotgun sequence DNA harbors:
- the LOC122847587 gene encoding uncharacterized protein LOC122847587 — translation MKTILFVLFLLGVVMIQVQSKQASVESDEENNMSIVDTAFGEGDDNEATDDNEWIECGEYEVYSQCNANPICQRTCETLGIDDIPCPKTAETKSCIGGCICQEDYVRFDYYGQCIHNNRCPRVRH, via the exons atgaagacaattttatttgtactaTTTTTGCTTGGAGTTGTGATGATTCAAGTCCAAAGTAAACAAGCAAGTGTTGAATCAGATGAAGAAAATAACATGTCAATTGTTGATACAGCTTTTGGTg AGGGTGATGATAATGAGGCTACTGATGATAATGAATGGATTGAATGTGGTGAATATGAAGTTTATAGTCAATGTAATGCTAATCCAATTTGCCAAAGAACATGTGAGACACTTGGTATTGATGATATACCTTGTCCAAAAACAGCAGAGACAAAATCATGCATTGGAGGATGTATTTGCCAAGAGGATTATGTCAGATTTGATTATTATGGTCAATGCATTCACAACAACAGGTGTCCACGAGTTAGACATTga